The Mesorhizobium opportunistum WSM2075 DNA window ACGACCGTTTTACTGACATAGCGCCGCACGGCGCCGCGGGGAACCGTAAGCCGGCTGAAAAGATGTGGATGCGGGCGTTATGCATATCGCTTGCGGCAAAGGACAAATTGCCCGAGCCTGCGCGACGACCGGAAGGATGGCATGATCGACAAACTCGAATTCTTCATCGCGCTGGCCAAGGAAGAGCATTTCGGCCGGGCGGCGGAAGTGTGCGGCGTCACCCAGCCGACGCTTTCGGCCGGGATCAAGCAGCTGGAAGGCCAGCTCGGCGTCATGCTGGTGCTGCGCGGCTCGCGCTTCCAGGGCCTGACGCCGGAAGGCAAGCAGGTGCTGGTTTGGGCGCGGCGCATCGTCGGCGACTCAAGGACCATGCGCGAGGAAATGCGCGCGGCGCGCCACGGCCTTGCCGGCCGCATCCGCATCGCCGCCGTCCCGACGGCGCTGGCCATGGTGGCGCGGCTGACAACGCCGTTCCGCGAAAAGCATCCCGGCGTCACTTTTTCCGTCCTGTCGCGGACGTCGATCGAGGTGCTGACGCTGCTCGGCAATTTCGATGTCGATGCCGGCATCACCTATCTCGACAACGAACCCCTGGGGCGGGTGACCAGCGTGCCGCTCTATGACGAGCGCTACCAGCTGATCACGGCGGTCGGAAACCCCTATTCCGACCGCGACAAAGTGACGTGGGCCGAGATCAGCCATCTGCCGCTCTGCCTGCTGACGCCGGACATGCAGAACCGGCGCATCATCGACCAGCATCTGGCGGAAGCCGGCGTGCAGGTGCGGCCGACGCTGGAATCCAACTCGATGATTGTCTTGTTCTCGCATATCCGGACCGGCAAATGGTCATCGATCATGCCTCTCAACCTCGCGGAAACATTCGGCTTTTCGGAGCCGATCCGGGCCATACCGATCGTCGAGCCGGATGCCAGCCATACCGTCGGGCTGGTGGCGGCACCGCGCGAGCCGCACACGCCGCTCGTGCAGGCGCTGCTGGACGAGGCGATGGCGCTGGCAGACGATTTCCGCACCCATCGCTAGGCTAGAAATGCCTGAGAAGACGCTTGATAGAAATTTTCTATCGAGCGACGAAACCGCTTTATTGATTTCGGGGGTTTCCTCTGATTTCTTAAGCACTTAGCGATATTGCGCCTTATGCATGTCGTTGCCCTAACACCGCTTCGCATTTTTGGGCGACATGCATAGGGAAAGCCACGACCAGGGAGGGCGCTGCATGACGATGCAGCCTGCAAGTACCGAGATCGCATCGCGCACGGCCGCGATCGTCCAAGAGTTGAAGGATGTCGAGGGTCCGCTGCTGCCGATCCTGCACGGCATCCAGGAGGAATTCGGTCACGTGCCGCATGACGTGCTGCCCGTCATCGCCGACGGGCTGAACCTCTCCAGGGCGGAGGTGCATGGCGTCGTGACCTTCTATCATGATTTCCGTGCCCGGCCGGCCGGCCGCCATGTGCTCAAGCTTTGCCAGGCGGAAGCCTGCCAGTCGATGGGCTCGGATGCTGTCGCCGCCAAGGTCAAGCAGCTGCTCGGCATCGATTTCCATGAGACCACCCGCGACGGATCGGTTACACTCGAGCCCGTCTATTGCCTCGGGCTTTGCGCCTGTTCGCCTTCGGCAATGCTCGACGGCGAGGTGATAGGACGGCTTGACGACGACAAGATCGACGAGATCGTCGCCGAGGTGCGCTCATGATCCCCCGCATCTACATTCCCGGCGATTCCGGCGCGCTGGCGCTGGGCGCCGAAAAGGTCGCCAAGGCGGTTCGCGCGGAGCTCGCCGAGCGCGGCATCGAGGCCAAGATCGTGCGAAACGGCTCGCGCGGCGCCTATTTCCTGGAACCGATGGTCGAGGTCGCGACCGCCAACGGCCGCGTCGCCTACGGTCCCGTCAAGGCTTCCGACGTCAAGAGCCTGTTCGACAGCGGCTTCCTCACCGGCGGCCATCACAAGCGCTGGCTGGGCGCGCCGGACAAGATCCCCTTCCTGGCCAAGCAGACCAGGCTGACCTTCGCGCGCTGCGGCATCAACGACCCGCTGTCGCTCGACGCCTATAAATCGCTCGGCGGACTGAAGGGCCTGCAGAACGCGGTGGCCATGTCGCCCGCCGACATCGTCAAACAGGTGACGGAGTCCGGTCTGCGCGGCCGCGGCGGCGCCGGCTTCCCCACCGGCATCAAGTGGAAGACGGTGCTGGATACGACGGGTGACCGCAAATACATCGTCTGCAATGCCGACGAGGGGGACAGCGCCACTTTCGCCGATCGCATGATCATGGAAGGCGATCCCTTCGTGCTGATCGAAGGCATGGCGATCGCCGGCATCGCCACAGGCGCGACCAAGGGTTTCGTCTATATCCGCTCGGAATATCCGCATGCGGTGGCTGTCATGAACAAGGCCGTCGAAGTCGCCCGCAAAGCCGGCGTGCTCGGCACCAACGTGCTGGGCTCGCCCAACGCCTTCGACATGGAGATCCGCGTCGGCGCCGGCGCCTATGTCTGCGGTGAGGAAACTTCGCTGCTCAACAGCCTCGAAGGCAAGCGTGGCGTGGTGCGCGCCAAGCCGCCGCTGCCGGCGATCCAAGGGTTGTTCGGCAAGCCGACGGTGATCAACAACGTCATCTCGCTGGCTTCCGTCCCTGTCGTCATGGACAAGGGTGCCGCCTTCTACAAGGATTTCGGCATGGGCCGCTCGCGCGGCACGATCCCGATCCAGATTGCCGGCAACGTCAAGCATGGCGGCCTGTTCGAAACCGCCTTCGGCCTGACGCTGGGCGAGATCGTCGATGATATCGGCGGCGGCACGGCCACCGGGCGGCCGGTGAAGGCCGTGCAGGTCGGCGGGCCGCTCGGCGCCTATTTCCCGCGCGCGCTGTTCGACACGCCGTTCGACTATGAAGAATTCGCCAAGCGTGACGGGCTGATCGGCCATGCCGGCATCACCGTGTTCGACGACACCGCCGACATGCTGAAGCAGGCGCGCTTCGCCATGGAGTTCTGCGCCATCGAAAGCTGCGGCAAGTGCACCCCTTGCCGCATCGGCTCGACGCGCGGGGTGGAGACCATCGACAGGCTCGCCGCCGGCATCGAGCCGGAAAAGAACCTCGCTCTGGTCACCGACCTCTGCAACACGATGAAGTTCGGATCGCTCTGCGCGCTGGGCGGCTTCACGCCCTACCCGGTGATGAGTTCGATCACCCATTTCCCCGAGGATTTCAAGCCGGCGCCCGCGCGCGTGGCTGCTGAATAGGAGCTGGCAGATGAACATCAAGGCCGACTTCCCGACACTCATCGAAGAACTCGATTACGGAACCCCGGAATCGAAGGCGCAAAAGCAGGTCACGCTGACCGTCGATGGCCGCAGCATCAGCGTGCCGGAAGGCACGTCGATCATGCGTGCGGCGATGGAAGCCGGGGTCGAGATCCCGAAACTCTGCGCCACCGACATGCTGGACTCGTTCGGCTCCTGCCGCGTCTGCCTGGTCGAGATCGAAGGACGCGGCGGCACGCCGGCATCCTGCACGACGCCGGTCGGCGAAGGCATGGTGGTCAAGACGCAGTCCGAGCGGCTCGACGCCATTCGCCGCGGCGTCATGGAACTCTATGTCTCCGACCATCCGACCGGCTGGAACGAGAAGGCCGGAACCGGCGCCAGTGAGTTCGACGCGGTGGCGAAGTCGGTCGGCCTGGCCGAGAACCGCTACGGCGTCGAGGGCCGCAATCACGTCAAGCCGGAAGACGGCGTTGCGCCCGGCCATGGCTCACTGGCGGTCGACTACATCGCCCGCGATGAATCCAATCCCTATTTCACCTATGATCCGGCGCAATGCATCGTCTGCTCGCGCTGCGTGCGCGCCTGCGAGGAAGTGCAAGGCACCTTCGCGCTGACGATCGAGGGCCGCGGTTTCGAATCGCGCATGGTCGCCGGCATGCACGAGGATTTCATCGCTTCCGAATGCGTATCCTGCGGCGCCTGCGTGCAGGCCTGCCCGACCGATGCGCTGCGCGAGAAGACCGTGCTTGCCAAGGGCCTGCCGGAGCGCTCGGCCGTCACCACCTGCGCCTATTGCGGCGTCGGCTGCTCGTTCAAGGCGGAAGTCAAGGACGACGAAGTCATTCGCATGATGCCCTACAAGGAGGGCAAGGCAAACCACGGCCATTCCTGCGTGAAGGGCCGTTTCGCTTATGGCTACGCCACCCACAAGGACCGCATCCTGTCGCCGATGATCCGCGAGAAGGTCAGCGATCCCTGGCGCGAGGTGAGCTGGGAAGAGGCGATCGCCCATACGGCCAAGGAATTCCGCCGTATCCAGTATCAATACGGACGCACATCCATTGGCGGCATCACCTCGTCGCGCTGCACCAATGAAGAGACCTATCTCGTGCAGAAGCTGGTGCGCCAGGGCTTCCGCAACAACAATGTCGACACCTGCGCGCGCGTCTGCCATTCGCCGACGGGCTACGGGCTCGGCCAGACCTATGGCACCTCGGCCGGCACGCAGGATTTCGATTCGGTCGATTACACCGACGTCGGCGTCATCATCGGCGCCAATCCGGCTTCGGCACACCCGGTGTTCGCCTCGCGGCTGAAGAAGCGGCTGCGGCAGGGCGCCAGGCTGATCGTGCTCGATCCGCGCCGCACCGAGATGGTCAAGTCGGCGCATATCGAAGCGGACTATCACCTGCCGCTGAAGCCCGGCACCAATGTGGCGGTGCTGACGGCGCTGGCGCATGTCATCGTCACCGAAGGCCTGTTCAACGAGGCCTTCATCCGCGAGCGCTGCGACTGGACGGAATTCCAGGACTGGGCGTCCTTCGTCGCCTTGCCGGAAAACAGCCCCGAGACCGTCGGCAAATTGTCCGGCGTCGATCCCGAGCTGATCCGGGGTGCCGCGCGTCTCTATGCCACCGGCGGCAATGGCGCGATCTATTACGGACTGGGCGTGACGGAGCACAGCCAGGGTTCGACCACGGTCATGGCCATCGCCAACCTTGCCATGGCGACCGGCAATATCGGCCGGCCGGGCGTCGGCGTTAACCCGCTGCGCGGCCAGAACAACGTGCAGGGCTCGTGCGACATGGGCTCTTTCCCGCATGAATTGCCGGGCTATCGCCATATTTCGGGCGACGCCGTGCGCGACATCTACGAGAGCCTGTGGGGCGTGAAGCTCGACGACGAGCCGGGCCTGCGCATCCCCAACATGCTGGATGCCGCCGTCGATGGCTCCTTCAAGGGCATCTACATCCAGGGCGAGGACATCCTGCAGTCCGACCCCGACACCAAGCATGTCGCGGCCGGCCTGGCGGCCATGGAATGCGTGGTCGTGCACGACCTTTTCCTCAACGAGACGGCCAACTACGCGCATGTCTTCCTGCCGGGCTCGACGTTCCTCGAGAAGGACGGCACCTTCACCAATGCCGAGCGCCGCATCAACATGGTGCGCAAGGTTCTGGAGCCGAAGGCACGCTACGCCGACTGGGAAGCGACACAGGAGCTTGCCCGCGCGATCGGGCTCGACTGGAACTACCAGCATCCCTCTGAGATCATGGACGAGATCGCCCAGACGACGCCGAGCTTCGCCGGCGTCTCGTTCGAGCTGCTCGACCGTGTCGGATCGGTGCAATGGCCCTGCAACGAGAAGGCACCGCTCGGCACGCCGATCATGCATGTCGATGGCTTCGTGCGCGGCAAGGGCAAGTTCATCCGCACAGAATATGTGGCGACCGACGAGCGGACCGGGCCGCGCTTCCCGCTGCTGCTCACCACCGGCCGCATTCTCAGCCAGTACAATGTCGGGGCGCAGACAAGGCGCACCGACAACGTCATGTGGCACTCGGAAGACCGGTTGGAGATCCACCCGCACGATGCCGAGAACCGTGGCCTGCGCGATGGCGACTGGGTGCGGCTGACCAGCCGTTCTGGCGAGACGACGCTGCGGGCGCTGATCACCGATCGGGTGTCGCCAGGCGTGGTCTATACGACGTTCCACCATCCGGACACGCAGGCCAATGTCATCACCACCGACTTCTCCGACTGGGCGACGAACTGTCCGGAGTACAAGGTGACGGCGGTTCAGGTCGGCGCCTCCAATGGGCCGTCGGACTGGCAGCGCGATTATGACGAGCAAGCGCGCAACAGCCGCCGTATCGCACCGCTGGAAGCGGCGGAGTAGCCGTGCCGAGGCGTTCGACGATAAAAGCATCAATCTCGACGGTTGTTCGACCCCCACTCCGTCGAGCTTCGCTCGACACCTCTCCCCCGATCGACGGGGGAGAGGAAGGGCGCGAGCTCGCCAATCTTGGCGTCTTTCCTCTCCCTCCGGAGGGGGGAGAGGTGGCGCTGCGAAGCAGCGACGGAGTGGGGGAAGCCGGCCCTGCTACACACTACCGCCGGAAGTCGGGCACAAGCCAAAGAGCAGGCAATCCGGCTTATCTGGCGTGCAGTCGACCCCCACTCCGTCAAGCTTCGCTTGACACCTCTCCCCCGATCGACGGGAGAGAGGAAAGGCGCGGGTCCCCACGGCTGCTGCCAAGGGCCTGCAGGCCAGAGGGGGGTGCGTGACCCGCAAACGTCAAGCCATTACGCAAATCTCCCGCCTGGCGCACCGCGCCAGTGGCACTGTCGCGGCCAACCGGATGGTGCCGGAGGAGACGCCGGTGGCATTCTCGTTCGCCGGCACCACCCATGCGGTGATGATGGCGAGCCCGGCCGATTTCGAGGATTTCGCCCTCGGCTTCTCGTTGACCGAAGGCATCATCGCCGTGACTGGGGAAATCGAGGCGATCGAGGTCGAGGATCATGGCGCCGGCATCGATATCCAGATCCGGCTGAAGGACCAGGCCAACACGCGCTTCGAGGCGCGGCGGCGCAGGCTTGCCGGGCCGGTCGGCTGCGGGCTCTGCGGCATCGAATCCATCGAGGAAGCGATGCGCTCCGTCGATGCGGTTGGTGCGTCAAAACTTACACTTGATGCGAACGATATCGCCCGCTCCGTGAAGCTCCTGTCGAAGGTGCAGCCGCTGCACGCCGAGACCGGCGCCGTGCATGCCGCCGGTTTCTACGTTCCGGGCAAAGGCGTCGTCCTGGCGCGCGAGGATGTCGGCCGCCACAATGCGCTGGACAAGCTGGCTGGCGCCCTGGCCAAGGCCGGCATCGACGGTTCGACGGGCGCCGTCGTGGTGACCAGCCGTGTCTCGGTCGAGATGGTGCAGAAGACGGCGGCGATCGGTTCCGCCTTCATCATCGCCGTCTCGGCGCCGACAGCACTTGCCATCCGCACGGCGCAAGAGGCCGGCATGACGCTGGTGGCGCTGGTGCGCGGCGATGATTTCGATGTTTTCACCCACCCTGACCGGGTGGTCTTGGGAGTTGCCCAGCATGTCGCATGACGAAGACCACATCACGAGCACCAGCGAGAAGCTGGTGCGCATGGCCAACCAGATCGCGGCCTTTTTCCACTCCAGGCCGCGCGAAGAGGGTGTCGCGGGCGTCGCCGAGCACATCAACAAGTTCTGGGAACCCAGGATGCGCCGGCAGTTCTTCGAGATGCTGGACAGTGGCGGCGAAGGCTTCGACGAACTCGTCGTGGTCGCTTCCGCCAGGATCAAGCGGCCGATCTCGCCTGCCGAGGCCGATCTCAAGCTGGGATTGAAGGCCTCCCCGGCCGACATCGCCGCCTCACAAAAATAGGCCGCAGGGGCCACGCAGGCTTATATTCCTGCCTGCTAAAGTTTATGCTGCCGCAAGCGGCGCGGCTCTGCTATGGTTGACGATCAGAAATCGTCAGGCCGGGCGGAAAACTCGTGAGGCCGATCGAGACCCGATATGCCCTCAGTGGCGAGGTGCGGATCGCCTATCAGGTGGTCGGCCAGGGATCGTTCGATCTCGTCTTCGTGCCAGGCTTCATTTCCAACCTCGACCTGCACTGGGATGACGAGGGCTACAGCCGGTTGCTCAAGCGGCTTTCGGCGTTCTCGCGGCTGATCCTGTTCGACAAGCGCGGCACGGGCCTTTCCGACCGTGTCGATGTCCATAACTTGCCCAGCCTGGAAACCCGCATGGACGATGTGCGCGCGGTGATGGATGCGGCCGGCAGTGGGCGTGCCGCGCTGCTCGGCGCTTCCGAGGGCGCACCGATGGCCATGCTGTTCGCCGCCACCTATCCGGAGCGGACACGGGCATTGGCGCTCTATGGCGGCTATGCGCATTTCCACAAATGGGTGATGCCGCCGGAGCGCCTCGACGCCTTCATCGAGATGGCCGAGACGGCCTGGGGCACCGGCGCCACCTTGCCCCATTTCGCGCCGGGCCGGGTTGACGATGCCCGTTTTTCAACCTGGTGGGCGCGCTTCGAACGCCTGTCGGCAAGCCCGACCGCGGCGGCGGCACTGGCGCGGATGAACGCCGAGATCGATATACGCGGCGTGCTGGCGGCGATCGGCGCGCCGACGCTGCTGATCCATCGCCGCAACGACGTCCGGGTCGATCCCGACGCCAGCCGCTTCCTGGCCAGGAAGATCCCCAATGCGCGGCTGGTCGAAATCCCGGGGCGCGACCATCCGATCTGGACCGGCGATGTCGACAGGGTGGCCGACCTGATCGAGGAGTTCCTGACCGGCGAGCGCGCGGTGGCGGAAGCGGAGCGCGTTCTGGCGGCGCTTCTGGTGACACGTATCTACGATACGGCGCGGCTTGGCGACCGGATGTGGAGCGAACGCAGCCAGCATTTCCACGAAACATGGCGGACGCTTGTCGGACGCCATGGCGGGCGCTGCGTGGATATACACGGCGAGATGATGATTTCACGCTTCGATGGACCTGGGCGTGCATTGCGCTGCGCGGCGGCGTTGCGCGACGCAGCGCAGCAGATCGGCGTGGCAAGCGCACAGGGCGCGCATGTCGGCGAGATCGAGACGCGCGGCCCTCCCATAGGATTGACGGGTCGCGTGACCATTCAGCTCGCCGCTCACGCCGGGCGCGGCGACATACTGGCGTCGCGGCTGGTCGCCGACCTGGCGGTCGGTTCGGGACTTCACTTCGTGGAAGCGGGGCGTGTCAGCATCGATGAGCTGGACGAGCCGCTGGCGCTTGTGCTCGCTATGTCCGAACAGCATTTGGAACCGGCCTGCCGTCCCAAGGTCAAGGCGGCCGAGCCGGCCTCGCTGACAGTGCGCGAGAGCGAGGTCGTGAACCTGATCGCCGACGGCAAGAGCAATGCCGCGATCGCCGCCGAACTCAGGCTGAGCGAGCACACGGTCAAGCGCCACGTCGCCAACATATTGCTCAAGCTCGACCTTCCCTCGCGAGCGGCGGCGGCGGCATTTTCCGTCAGGCACGCTGGCCCGGACGGGCCATGAGAGCCATGGCGCTTTCGGGCGAAGCGGCGAGGCCGATGTAAGGGCTATCAATATCCCCATGCAGGCCAGGCGGGTATCGCCAGGAAGGCACTGCGAACGGAGGATGAAATGCTCAAGTCAAACCTGAATGTCAGATCACTTGTGATAGCGGCAGGCATTGGCGCGCTGTTCACGATCTCTCCCGCGAGAGCCGAGGATGCATCGGCGGCGGCCGCCTACAAGGACATCGAGGCAACGCTCGGTTCGGTGCCGGACATGTTCAAGACGCTGCCCGACGTCGCCATCGCCGGCGCCTGGGCCGAGATCAAGGGGGTGCAGCTCAACCCCAACACCGCGCTGGACGGCAAGACCAAGGAACTGATGGGCCTTGCGGTCGCCGCGCAGATCCCCTGCCAGTACTGCATCTATTTCCACACAGAGGCTGCCAAGCTCAACGGTGCGAGCGACGAGGAGATCAAGGAGACGATCGCGATGGCGGCGATCGTGCGCCACTGGTCGACGATCCTCAACGGCAGCCAGGTCGATCTGGCGACCTTCAAGAAGCAGACCGACGACGTCTTCGCAGCCGTGAAGGCGAAGTCGCAGTGAAAAACACGGCCCGTCGATGACCGACAGGCCGTGCTTCCAAGCATCAACCGCCCGATCGGGTAGACGGGCACATGGAGGATAAAATGCTGACCAAGACTCAAACAGTGGATGGCGCGGCGATCAAGAAGGCGATCGAAGGCCGTGACGGCAAGATGCTGTCGAGCTTCTATGCCGATGACGCGCTGGTGCGGGTGATCGACCGCAACAACCCGCCGAGCAAGCCACGTGAAATCCGCGGGCGCGCGGCGATCACGACGTTCTGGGACGACATCTGCAGCCGCGCGATGACCCACAAGGTCGACACCACCATCGCCAACGGCGACAGCCTGGCCTTCACCCAGGCCTGCTCCTATCCGGATGGCACCAAGGTGTTCGCCGCGGCGATGC harbors:
- a CDS encoding formate dehydrogenase beta subunit, giving the protein MIPRIYIPGDSGALALGAEKVAKAVRAELAERGIEAKIVRNGSRGAYFLEPMVEVATANGRVAYGPVKASDVKSLFDSGFLTGGHHKRWLGAPDKIPFLAKQTRLTFARCGINDPLSLDAYKSLGGLKGLQNAVAMSPADIVKQVTESGLRGRGGAGFPTGIKWKTVLDTTGDRKYIVCNADEGDSATFADRMIMEGDPFVLIEGMAIAGIATGATKGFVYIRSEYPHAVAVMNKAVEVARKAGVLGTNVLGSPNAFDMEIRVGAGAYVCGEETSLLNSLEGKRGVVRAKPPLPAIQGLFGKPTVINNVISLASVPVVMDKGAAFYKDFGMGRSRGTIPIQIAGNVKHGGLFETAFGLTLGEIVDDIGGGTATGRPVKAVQVGGPLGAYFPRALFDTPFDYEEFAKRDGLIGHAGITVFDDTADMLKQARFAMEFCAIESCGKCTPCRIGSTRGVETIDRLAAGIEPEKNLALVTDLCNTMKFGSLCALGGFTPYPVMSSITHFPEDFKPAPARVAAE
- a CDS encoding nuclear transport factor 2 family protein; the protein is MLTKTQTVDGAAIKKAIEGRDGKMLSSFYADDALVRVIDRNNPPSKPREIRGRAAITTFWDDICSRAMTHKVDTTIANGDSLAFTQACSYPDGTKVFAAAMLELKNGQIARQTVVQAWDE
- a CDS encoding carboxymuconolactone decarboxylase family protein; this encodes MLKSNLNVRSLVIAAGIGALFTISPARAEDASAAAAYKDIEATLGSVPDMFKTLPDVAIAGAWAEIKGVQLNPNTALDGKTKELMGLAVAAQIPCQYCIYFHTEAAKLNGASDEEIKETIAMAAIVRHWSTILNGSQVDLATFKKQTDDVFAAVKAKSQ
- the fdhD gene encoding formate dehydrogenase accessory sulfurtransferase FdhD; amino-acid sequence: MTRKRQAITQISRLAHRASGTVAANRMVPEETPVAFSFAGTTHAVMMASPADFEDFALGFSLTEGIIAVTGEIEAIEVEDHGAGIDIQIRLKDQANTRFEARRRRLAGPVGCGLCGIESIEEAMRSVDAVGASKLTLDANDIARSVKLLSKVQPLHAETGAVHAAGFYVPGKGVVLAREDVGRHNALDKLAGALAKAGIDGSTGAVVVTSRVSVEMVQKTAAIGSAFIIAVSAPTALAIRTAQEAGMTLVALVRGDDFDVFTHPDRVVLGVAQHVA
- a CDS encoding alpha/beta fold hydrolase produces the protein MRPIETRYALSGEVRIAYQVVGQGSFDLVFVPGFISNLDLHWDDEGYSRLLKRLSAFSRLILFDKRGTGLSDRVDVHNLPSLETRMDDVRAVMDAAGSGRAALLGASEGAPMAMLFAATYPERTRALALYGGYAHFHKWVMPPERLDAFIEMAETAWGTGATLPHFAPGRVDDARFSTWWARFERLSASPTAAAALARMNAEIDIRGVLAAIGAPTLLIHRRNDVRVDPDASRFLARKIPNARLVEIPGRDHPIWTGDVDRVADLIEEFLTGERAVAEAERVLAALLVTRIYDTARLGDRMWSERSQHFHETWRTLVGRHGGRCVDIHGEMMISRFDGPGRALRCAAALRDAAQQIGVASAQGAHVGEIETRGPPIGLTGRVTIQLAAHAGRGDILASRLVADLAVGSGLHFVEAGRVSIDELDEPLALVLAMSEQHLEPACRPKVKAAEPASLTVRESEVVNLIADGKSNAAIAAELRLSEHTVKRHVANILLKLDLPSRAAAAAFSVRHAGPDGP
- a CDS encoding formate dehydrogenase subunit delta, with translation MSHDEDHITSTSEKLVRMANQIAAFFHSRPREEGVAGVAEHINKFWEPRMRRQFFEMLDSGGEGFDELVVVASARIKRPISPAEADLKLGLKASPADIAASQK
- a CDS encoding LysR family transcriptional regulator; translation: MIDKLEFFIALAKEEHFGRAAEVCGVTQPTLSAGIKQLEGQLGVMLVLRGSRFQGLTPEGKQVLVWARRIVGDSRTMREEMRAARHGLAGRIRIAAVPTALAMVARLTTPFREKHPGVTFSVLSRTSIEVLTLLGNFDVDAGITYLDNEPLGRVTSVPLYDERYQLITAVGNPYSDRDKVTWAEISHLPLCLLTPDMQNRRIIDQHLAEAGVQVRPTLESNSMIVLFSHIRTGKWSSIMPLNLAETFGFSEPIRAIPIVEPDASHTVGLVAAPREPHTPLVQALLDEAMALADDFRTHR
- the fdhF gene encoding formate dehydrogenase subunit alpha, which produces MNIKADFPTLIEELDYGTPESKAQKQVTLTVDGRSISVPEGTSIMRAAMEAGVEIPKLCATDMLDSFGSCRVCLVEIEGRGGTPASCTTPVGEGMVVKTQSERLDAIRRGVMELYVSDHPTGWNEKAGTGASEFDAVAKSVGLAENRYGVEGRNHVKPEDGVAPGHGSLAVDYIARDESNPYFTYDPAQCIVCSRCVRACEEVQGTFALTIEGRGFESRMVAGMHEDFIASECVSCGACVQACPTDALREKTVLAKGLPERSAVTTCAYCGVGCSFKAEVKDDEVIRMMPYKEGKANHGHSCVKGRFAYGYATHKDRILSPMIREKVSDPWREVSWEEAIAHTAKEFRRIQYQYGRTSIGGITSSRCTNEETYLVQKLVRQGFRNNNVDTCARVCHSPTGYGLGQTYGTSAGTQDFDSVDYTDVGVIIGANPASAHPVFASRLKKRLRQGARLIVLDPRRTEMVKSAHIEADYHLPLKPGTNVAVLTALAHVIVTEGLFNEAFIRERCDWTEFQDWASFVALPENSPETVGKLSGVDPELIRGAARLYATGGNGAIYYGLGVTEHSQGSTTVMAIANLAMATGNIGRPGVGVNPLRGQNNVQGSCDMGSFPHELPGYRHISGDAVRDIYESLWGVKLDDEPGLRIPNMLDAAVDGSFKGIYIQGEDILQSDPDTKHVAAGLAAMECVVVHDLFLNETANYAHVFLPGSTFLEKDGTFTNAERRINMVRKVLEPKARYADWEATQELARAIGLDWNYQHPSEIMDEIAQTTPSFAGVSFELLDRVGSVQWPCNEKAPLGTPIMHVDGFVRGKGKFIRTEYVATDERTGPRFPLLLTTGRILSQYNVGAQTRRTDNVMWHSEDRLEIHPHDAENRGLRDGDWVRLTSRSGETTLRALITDRVSPGVVYTTFHHPDTQANVITTDFSDWATNCPEYKVTAVQVGASNGPSDWQRDYDEQARNSRRIAPLEAAE
- a CDS encoding formate dehydrogenase subunit gamma, with protein sequence MTMQPASTEIASRTAAIVQELKDVEGPLLPILHGIQEEFGHVPHDVLPVIADGLNLSRAEVHGVVTFYHDFRARPAGRHVLKLCQAEACQSMGSDAVAAKVKQLLGIDFHETTRDGSVTLEPVYCLGLCACSPSAMLDGEVIGRLDDDKIDEIVAEVRS